Proteins encoded by one window of Candidatus Pelagibacter giovannonii:
- a CDS encoding Gfo/Idh/MocA family protein codes for MKVLIVGYGVQGQKREKILKNFFYASYDNKNTKATFTDINDIPKNKYNAVFLCVPDDQKFKLINFFIKLKKHILVEKPLIFKKISDYKNLQSQSQKNGIYIYTAYNHRFEPHFEEVKKTLKKNIIGKVYLCKIFYGNGTSKLVKKNKWRDKGLGVVQDIGPHLFDILNFWFKFKGKFTFLSKSNFENKSPDHSILTSKTKNTKFLLEMTYCMWRNTFSLEIVGSKGSISINRLCKWGSSEFFLRKRIFPSGAPKEYSKIININDPTWEKEHQFFFHQIKKKVKTDLSNDLYIFKTLKNLKSNLT; via the coding sequence ATGAAAGTTTTAATAGTTGGGTATGGTGTACAAGGGCAAAAGAGAGAAAAAATATTAAAAAATTTTTTTTACGCTTCATACGACAATAAAAATACCAAAGCAACCTTCACTGATATTAATGATATCCCTAAAAATAAATATAATGCAGTTTTTTTATGTGTGCCAGATGATCAAAAATTTAAATTGATTAACTTTTTTATAAAATTAAAAAAACATATTTTAGTTGAAAAACCTTTGATTTTTAAAAAAATATCTGATTATAAAAACTTACAATCTCAAAGTCAAAAAAATGGAATTTACATTTATACTGCATACAATCATAGATTTGAGCCTCACTTCGAAGAAGTAAAAAAAACTTTAAAAAAAAATATCATCGGAAAAGTTTACTTATGTAAAATTTTTTATGGAAACGGTACATCAAAACTTGTAAAAAAAAATAAATGGAGAGATAAAGGGTTAGGGGTTGTTCAAGATATAGGGCCACATTTATTTGATATACTTAATTTTTGGTTTAAGTTTAAGGGAAAGTTTACTTTTTTATCAAAATCAAATTTTGAAAATAAATCTCCTGATCATTCAATATTAACTTCAAAAACAAAAAATACAAAGTTCCTATTAGAAATGACATATTGTATGTGGAGAAATACTTTTAGTTTAGAAATTGTTGGTTCAAAAGGATCTATAAGTATAAATCGACTATGTAAATGGGGATCATCAGAGTTTTTTTTAAGAAAAAGAATTTTTCCATCGGGTGCACCAAAAGAATACTCAAAAATAATAAATATCAATGACCCTACATGGGAAAAGGAACATCAATTTTTTTTTCATCAAATTAAAAAAAAAGTAAAAACTGATTTATCTAATGATTTATATATTTTTAAAACTTTAAAAAATTTAAAATCAAATTTAACATGA
- a CDS encoding PfkB family carbohydrate kinase, translated as MDFFKKYSNKLIDLKSLKAKVKSFPRKKKLTLCHGVFDVVHPGHVRHFYYTKKKSDILVVSCTADKFINKGIYRPHVPEKLRALNLAAYEMIDFVIIDNNKTSLNLINFLKPDYYAKGFEYSTKILPKTTQDEKECVEKYGGKIIFTPGDVVYSSSKIINSNLPNLDLEKLDFLMKQNKITFKGINKVLHRIKKINVHVVGDVIVDTHSKTSFIGGQTKTPTFSVLLENEEHYIGGAAVVAMHLSSAGANVTFTSVISNDKMGRFVRKELGKYKVKTNFISEKNRPTTNKNTFISSPYRLLKVDTLSNSPIEEETINFISNKLKDSKDDILILSDFRHGIFNSRSLPVLLSSIPKKIFKVGDSQVASRWGNITEFKKFDLITPNEKEARFVLADQDSTVGKLAGNLIKKCYPKNLILKLGERGVFCKNNTKVQPFSIGSFANDVIDPVGAGDAMLAYSALTLYVSKSLIYSSIIGSIAAAAECELDGNVPISVEKIIKKMREIEEKVNLFKK; from the coding sequence ATGGATTTTTTTAAAAAATACTCAAACAAATTAATTGATTTAAAAAGTTTAAAAGCAAAAGTTAAATCATTCCCTAGAAAAAAAAAATTAACTCTTTGTCATGGAGTTTTTGATGTCGTCCATCCAGGCCATGTAAGACATTTTTATTATACAAAGAAAAAATCTGATATTTTAGTTGTAAGTTGTACGGCTGATAAATTTATAAACAAAGGGATATATAGACCTCATGTTCCAGAAAAACTTCGTGCTTTAAATTTAGCAGCATATGAAATGATTGACTTTGTTATTATAGATAATAATAAAACTTCTTTAAATTTAATAAATTTTTTGAAACCAGATTATTATGCAAAAGGATTTGAATATAGTACTAAAATTCTACCTAAAACTACTCAGGATGAAAAAGAATGTGTAGAGAAATATGGAGGTAAAATTATTTTTACACCTGGAGATGTTGTTTACTCATCTTCAAAAATTATTAATTCAAATTTACCTAATTTAGATTTAGAAAAACTTGATTTTTTAATGAAGCAAAACAAAATTACATTTAAAGGTATAAATAAGGTTTTACATAGAATAAAAAAAATAAATGTTCATGTTGTTGGAGATGTGATTGTAGATACGCATTCCAAAACTTCTTTTATTGGGGGCCAAACTAAAACCCCAACATTCAGCGTTTTGTTAGAAAATGAAGAACATTATATAGGTGGAGCAGCAGTAGTTGCGATGCACTTAAGTTCTGCAGGTGCAAATGTTACATTCACTAGCGTTATTTCAAATGACAAAATGGGTAGGTTTGTTAGAAAAGAACTTGGAAAATATAAGGTAAAGACTAATTTTATATCAGAAAAAAATAGACCCACAACAAATAAAAATACATTTATTTCAAGTCCTTATCGATTGTTAAAAGTAGATACATTAAGTAATTCGCCTATTGAGGAAGAAACAATTAATTTTATTTCAAATAAATTAAAAGATAGTAAAGATGATATTTTGATTTTAAGTGATTTTAGACACGGAATTTTTAATTCTAGGTCTTTGCCAGTTTTATTGTCTTCAATACCAAAAAAAATTTTTAAGGTTGGTGATAGCCAAGTAGCAAGCAGATGGGGAAATATTACAGAATTTAAAAAATTTGATTTAATAACGCCAAATGAAAAAGAGGCGAGATTCGTACTTGCTGACCAAGACTCTACAGTTGGAAAGTTGGCTGGAAATCTTATAAAAAAATGTTATCCAAAAAATTTAATACTAAAACTTGGGGAAAGAGGTGTTTTTTGTAAAAACAATACTAAAGTACAACCATTTTCTATAGGATCTTTTGCGAACGATGTTATTGATCCAGTCGGTGCTGGTGATGCAATGTTGGCATACTCTGCGCTTACATTATATGTTTCAAAGTCACTAATTTATTCATCAATAATTGGCTCTATTGCGGCTGCTGCAGAATGTGAATTAGATGGAAACGTCCCAATTTCGGTAGAAAAAATAATTAAAAAAATGAGAGAAATAGAAGAAAAAGTAAATTTATTTAAAAAATGA
- a CDS encoding NAD-dependent epimerase/dehydratase family protein has protein sequence MKKTSIVTGGAGFIGSHMVDYLISKGHFVIIIDNLSSGKKKNIQKHLKNKKAFLINCQIEHFKISQIRVKKIEFIFHFAGIGSIVPSITDPKKYIKTNVTGTLNILEQTKYIKYKKFVYAASSSCYGIAKTPTSEHHRISTVYPYSLSKFMGEQLCVHWNSVYKLPICSIRIFNAYGSRISFDGGYGAMFPVFMKQILKKRPLTIVGDGKQKRDFIHVTDLVKAFYCVAKSKKIGEIYNVGTGKPISVIKIAKILSDKIEFIQKRPGEPDITHANIKKITKHTKWRPKINMQNGIKDMVKNIDNWKNAPIWNKHKIARATKKWFEYLK, from the coding sequence ATGAAAAAAACTAGTATAGTTACTGGTGGCGCTGGATTTATAGGAAGTCATATGGTTGACTACTTGATATCAAAAGGTCATTTTGTAATTATAATAGATAATTTGTCCTCAGGGAAAAAAAAGAATATTCAAAAACATCTAAAAAATAAAAAAGCATTTTTGATTAATTGCCAGATTGAACATTTTAAGATTTCACAAATTCGTGTTAAAAAAATCGAATTTATTTTTCATTTTGCAGGAATTGGTTCAATTGTTCCTTCTATTACAGACCCAAAAAAATATATTAAAACAAATGTTACTGGTACATTAAATATTTTAGAGCAAACAAAATACATAAAATATAAAAAATTTGTCTATGCAGCATCTTCTTCTTGTTATGGTATTGCTAAAACACCAACAAGTGAGCATCACAGGATATCAACTGTTTACCCTTATTCATTAAGTAAATTTATGGGAGAACAACTTTGTGTCCACTGGAACAGTGTTTATAAGCTACCGATTTGCTCTATAAGAATATTTAATGCTTATGGAAGTAGAATTTCATTTGATGGTGGTTATGGAGCTATGTTTCCAGTTTTTATGAAACAAATCTTAAAAAAGAGACCTTTAACTATTGTAGGAGATGGAAAACAAAAAAGAGATTTTATTCATGTAACAGATTTAGTAAAAGCTTTTTACTGTGTTGCAAAGTCAAAAAAAATTGGAGAAATCTACAATGTTGGCACGGGTAAACCAATTAGTGTAATTAAAATTGCCAAAATTTTAAGTGATAAAATTGAATTTATTCAAAAAAGACCAGGTGAGCCAGATATTACTCATGCAAATATTAAAAAAATTACAAAACATACAAAATGGAGGCCTAAAATTAATATGCAAAATGGAATTAAAGATATGGTAAAAAATATAGATAATTGGAAAAATGCACCTATTTGGAATAAACACAAAATAGCAAGAGCTACAAAAAAATGGTTTGAATATCTTAAATAA
- a CDS encoding SDR family oxidoreductase codes for MKKKIFITGGAGYVGCRLVPFLLKKGYEVTVYDIMYFTDKFLDHKNPNLKIISGDIRDLTKLDRSSKNHDIFLHLACISNDASYVLDENLSKTINFDCFENIVLTAKKNDIKRFIYASSSSVYGVSDQKDVKEDHPLLPLTLYNKFKGLCEPLLLKEASDNFEVSIFRPATVCGHSPRMRFDLSVNILTCHAICNNKISVFGGDQLRPNLHILDYCEAVVALIESEKEKIHKEIFNIGYENLSIRDIANKIKFILESKHDYKDIEIQTVSSDDNRSYHINSDKFFQKLGFKPKLTIEDAVTEIVNMYDQNLYSEPLKNKVYYNVKTLLDLKAN; via the coding sequence ATGAAAAAAAAAATATTTATAACTGGAGGAGCGGGATATGTTGGTTGTCGTTTAGTACCTTTTTTATTGAAAAAAGGTTATGAAGTAACCGTTTATGATATTATGTATTTTACAGATAAATTTTTGGATCATAAAAACCCTAATTTAAAAATTATCAGTGGAGATATAAGAGATTTAACAAAACTTGATCGTAGTTCTAAAAATCATGATATTTTTTTACATTTAGCATGTATATCAAATGATGCTAGTTATGTTTTAGATGAAAATTTATCTAAAACAATTAATTTTGATTGTTTTGAGAACATAGTGTTAACAGCAAAAAAAAATGATATAAAAAGATTTATATATGCGTCCTCTAGCTCAGTATATGGTGTGTCTGATCAAAAAGATGTAAAGGAAGACCATCCACTGTTACCTTTAACTCTATATAATAAGTTTAAAGGTTTGTGTGAGCCACTATTATTAAAAGAAGCTTCGGATAATTTTGAAGTATCCATATTTAGACCAGCAACTGTATGTGGGCACAGTCCTAGAATGAGATTTGATTTAAGTGTTAACATATTGACTTGTCATGCAATTTGTAACAATAAGATAAGTGTTTTTGGTGGGGACCAATTAAGGCCTAATTTACATATTTTAGATTATTGTGAAGCTGTTGTAGCATTAATTGAATCTGAGAAAGAAAAAATTCATAAAGAAATATTTAATATTGGATATGAAAACTTATCTATCAGAGATATAGCTAACAAAATAAAATTCATTCTTGAAAGTAAACATGACTATAAAGATATCGAGATTCAAACAGTTTCAAGTGATGATAACAGGTCTTATCATATTAATTCTGATAAATTTTTTCAAAAATTAGGCTTTAAACCAAAATTAACAATTGAGGATGCTGTTACAGAAATTGTTAACATGTATGACCAAAATTTATATTCAGAGCCATTAAAAAATAAAGTTTATTATAATGTTAAGACGTTATTAGACCTTAAAGCAAATTAG
- a CDS encoding transaldolase has product MIKINKLKTQIFLDGANFSDIQKFKEKKYITGFTTNPSLMKEAGVKNYKNFCLKILNTIKKKDVSFEIFADDLKNIEFQAREIASWGKNIYVKIPVINTQNKCNSGLIGKLNNDGIKINVTAVFTLDQTKRILKKINKKTPCIISIFAGRIADTGVDPLVEIKKHIMISKKYPNVKILWASVREPFNIMQANQINCHIITVPPSILKKLKVLNKNLEKYSIETVKMFYKDAKDSGFKI; this is encoded by the coding sequence ATGATTAAAATAAATAAACTAAAAACACAAATTTTTTTAGATGGTGCTAATTTTTCAGATATTCAAAAATTTAAAGAAAAAAAATATATCACAGGATTTACAACGAACCCATCTTTAATGAAAGAAGCAGGAGTAAAAAATTATAAAAATTTTTGCTTAAAAATATTAAATACAATAAAAAAGAAAGATGTTTCTTTTGAAATTTTTGCAGATGATTTGAAAAATATAGAATTTCAAGCTAGAGAAATTGCCAGTTGGGGAAAAAATATTTATGTAAAAATTCCTGTAATTAACACTCAAAATAAATGTAATTCAGGATTAATAGGAAAATTGAACAACGATGGGATAAAGATTAATGTGACAGCTGTATTTACTTTAGATCAAACTAAAAGAATACTAAAAAAAATTAATAAAAAAACACCATGTATTATTTCTATATTTGCTGGAAGAATAGCTGACACAGGTGTTGATCCATTAGTAGAAATAAAAAAACATATTATGATATCTAAAAAATATCCTAATGTAAAAATTTTATGGGCTAGTGTTAGAGAGCCATTTAACATCATGCAGGCTAATCAAATAAATTGTCATATAATAACTGTACCACCGTCAATTCTTAAAAAGTTGAAAGTTTTAAATAAAAATTTAGAAAAATACTCAATTGAAACAGTAAAAATGTTTTATAAAGACGCAAAAGACTCTGGTTTTAAAATTTAA
- a CDS encoding SIS domain-containing protein: MKTKPKKQNFFLNTFINSSIKTINLIDQVKISKIASEIKKIKDRNGRIFFIGSGGSAGNASHAVNDFRKLCNIECYSPSDNTSELTARINDDGWDTSYSNWLKVSKLNSKDGVFVFSVGGGSIKKKVSMNIVNVLKLAKRKKAKIFGVVSRDGGYTKKVGDVVIVLKIDEPNFVTPISESLQVLVWHCLVTDKKLQVNKTKW; this comes from the coding sequence ATGAAAACTAAACCAAAAAAACAAAATTTTTTTTTAAATACTTTTATAAACTCATCTATAAAAACAATTAATTTGATTGATCAAGTAAAAATTAGTAAAATTGCTAGTGAGATAAAAAAGATTAAAGATAGAAATGGAAGAATTTTTTTTATAGGTAGTGGTGGAAGTGCAGGAAATGCATCTCATGCTGTCAATGATTTTAGAAAATTATGTAATATTGAATGTTATTCTCCTTCAGACAATACTTCGGAACTCACAGCTAGAATAAACGATGATGGGTGGGATACATCTTATTCTAATTGGTTAAAAGTTTCTAAATTAAACTCAAAGGACGGTGTTTTTGTTTTCTCAGTTGGTGGTGGATCAATAAAAAAAAAAGTAAGCATGAATATAGTTAATGTATTAAAACTAGCCAAAAGAAAAAAAGCTAAAATATTTGGAGTTGTTAGCAGAGATGGAGGTTATACTAAAAAAGTTGGAGATGTAGTAATAGTATTGAAAATAGATGAGCCAAATTTTGTAACTCCAATTTCTGAGTCCTTGCAAGTTTTGGTTTGGCATTGTTTAGTAACAGATAAAAAATTACAAGTTAATAAAACAAAATGGTAG
- a CDS encoding NAD-dependent epimerase/dehydratase family protein — MHFAANFANQNSVDNIYKDMNTNIKGTINLLETIKELKIKKFIYISSSCVYPSKEMLSENQKCYPHETPYAISKFTGELYTKFYNDYYKLPSAIIRIFNTYGPGEKAHKYRNVIPNWIDRAFKNQDLLITGNGKETRDFTFIDDAIYNIFNAMLFKSKDCTIINSCTGKKTKIIDLAYKIIKICNSKSKIRVLNKRRKWDQIIKRMGSQKYLAKIIGNKKSKTLDYGLEKTIKWYKSNINS, encoded by the coding sequence GTGCATTTTGCTGCAAACTTTGCCAATCAAAACTCAGTGGACAATATCTACAAAGACATGAATACTAATATTAAGGGTACAATAAATCTATTAGAGACTATAAAAGAATTAAAAATTAAAAAATTTATATATATTTCCTCTTCCTGTGTGTATCCCAGCAAAGAGATGTTATCAGAAAATCAAAAATGCTACCCTCATGAAACACCGTATGCAATATCAAAATTTACAGGAGAACTATATACAAAATTTTATAATGATTATTATAAATTGCCAAGTGCAATCATTAGAATTTTTAATACATATGGTCCAGGTGAAAAAGCACACAAGTACAGGAATGTTATCCCAAATTGGATTGATAGAGCATTTAAGAATCAAGATTTATTAATAACTGGAAATGGCAAAGAAACTAGAGATTTTACATTTATTGATGATGCAATTTATAATATTTTTAATGCAATGCTCTTTAAAAGTAAAGATTGTACAATTATTAATTCATGCACAGGAAAAAAAACAAAGATTATAGATTTAGCTTACAAAATAATTAAAATATGCAATAGCAAATCAAAGATAAGAGTACTCAATAAAAGAAGAAAATGGGATCAAATTATAAAGAGAATGGGAAGCCAGAAATATCTTGCAAAAATTATTGGGAATAAAAAGTCCAAAACATTGGATTATGGCCTAGAAAAAACTATAAAATGGTATAAGTCAAATATAAACTCCTAG
- a CDS encoding NAD(P)-dependent oxidoreductase — MSYSNKILITGGLGFIGQNFAKHCLKNKFKIDIIDIKQKPKIADILFDFKKINYSKINLSNKKKLITFLRISNMTM; from the coding sequence ATGTCTTATTCAAATAAAATATTAATAACAGGTGGTCTAGGCTTTATAGGACAAAATTTTGCAAAACACTGTTTAAAGAATAAATTCAAAATTGATATAATTGATATAAAACAAAAGCCTAAGATTGCAGATATTTTATTTGATTTTAAAAAAATAAATTACAGTAAAATAAATTTATCAAATAAAAAAAAGTTAATAACTTTTTTAAGAATAAGCAATATGACTATGTAG
- the wecB gene encoding non-hydrolyzing UDP-N-acetylglucosamine 2-epimerase, translating into MNRGICLIFGTRPEIIKLAPIIDHLSKKKIPFTTIYSGQHYDKSMSDIFFEELKLSKPNYNLNLGKKKKNDNFIFSLVNKVEKILIKIRPKIVIVQGDTNTSLGGAIAVKRANNFLINKIKLAHVESGLRSYDYRMPEELNRLLIDHMSDILFPPTIIQSKILIDEGIHNKKIFIVGSTIADSLKMMKLKKSKDTNTILLTIHRHENTQNKKMVISIIENINKIALKNNYKIIFFCHPKTLKVLNRYKIMLNNKIILKKPTSYKLFLEEIIKSKIIISDSGGIQEEACILKKNLITIRKSTERPETELIGSNFVSLDFSKIQRRIDYLKKQKPKWKSPYGKNVTKKILSILIKESL; encoded by the coding sequence ATGAACAGAGGAATATGTTTAATATTTGGCACTAGACCAGAAATTATAAAGCTTGCACCAATTATAGACCATTTATCAAAAAAAAAAATACCTTTTACAACAATCTATAGCGGTCAGCATTATGATAAAAGCATGTCAGATATTTTTTTTGAAGAGCTAAAATTAAGTAAGCCAAATTATAATTTAAATCTTGGTAAGAAAAAAAAAAATGACAATTTTATTTTTTCACTTGTAAATAAAGTTGAAAAAATTCTTATTAAGATAAGACCCAAAATTGTTATTGTGCAAGGTGACACTAATACATCTCTTGGTGGGGCTATTGCGGTCAAAAGAGCTAATAATTTTTTAATAAATAAAATTAAACTAGCCCATGTAGAGTCTGGACTAAGAAGTTATGACTATAGGATGCCAGAAGAACTTAATAGACTTTTGATTGATCACATGTCTGACATTTTATTTCCACCAACAATTATACAATCAAAAATTTTAATTGATGAAGGAATTCATAACAAAAAAATATTTATAGTTGGTAGTACGATTGCTGACTCTTTAAAAATGATGAAGTTAAAAAAAAGCAAAGATACAAACACAATCTTATTAACTATTCATAGACATGAAAATACACAAAATAAAAAAATGGTAATTTCAATTATAGAAAATATAAATAAAATTGCATTAAAAAATAACTATAAGATTATTTTTTTCTGTCACCCTAAAACTTTAAAAGTATTAAATAGATATAAAATTATGTTAAATAATAAAATTATATTAAAAAAACCTACCAGCTATAAATTATTCTTGGAAGAGATAATTAAATCAAAAATTATAATTTCAGATTCTGGAGGAATACAAGAGGAAGCATGTATATTAAAAAAAAATTTAATAACTATTAGAAAATCAACAGAAAGACCTGAGACAGAGTTAATTGGATCTAATTTTGTCTCACTCGATTTTTCTAAAATTCAAAGACGAATAGATTACTTAAAAAAACAAAAACCTAAATGGAAATCCCCTTATGGAAAAAATGTTACAAAAAAAATTTTAAGTATTTTAATAAAAGAAAGTTTATAA
- a CDS encoding nucleotide sugar dehydrogenase, whose protein sequence is MLDIKISVIGLGYIGLPFSMILAKSGFKVNGYDVDNKKLKKLKSKKYLFEEKNLNNLIKNQKVLKNLSFTNKLKLANLYILCLPTPLNKKNNCDYQYIHKALKEISKVIKDKDKIILESTVEIGFTDKIKKILEIKKKKLKIDIYYVSEKAIPGNTLYEMIYSDRIIGSNIGNKEFISKLYKSFVKGNIFITNNKEAEATKLIENTYRDFNIGLATNLSQILKEKNVDYKKVFNLSNRHPRVNILSPSFGVGGHCIPIDPYFLENKKSGLISKIRKINNDYIDVISKKINLFIKNNESKKICFWGFGYKLNTNDTRESPPLKIYNKVRKSNCFASDFNKSLKIRNFLKSNSALKKCDLHLIFNLNDSCINRKFKNKKFVKALDLIN, encoded by the coding sequence ATGCTTGATATAAAAATTTCCGTAATTGGTTTAGGGTACATTGGCTTGCCATTTTCCATGATACTGGCAAAAAGTGGCTTTAAAGTTAATGGATACGATGTAGATAACAAAAAATTAAAAAAATTAAAATCAAAAAAATATTTATTTGAAGAAAAAAATCTCAATAATCTTATAAAAAATCAAAAAGTTTTAAAAAATTTAAGTTTTACTAATAAGCTTAAATTGGCAAATTTGTATATATTATGCCTTCCTACACCATTAAATAAAAAAAATAATTGTGATTATCAATATATACATAAAGCACTAAAAGAAATTTCCAAAGTAATAAAAGATAAAGATAAGATTATACTAGAAAGTACAGTCGAAATTGGCTTTACGGATAAGATTAAAAAAATTTTAGAGATAAAAAAAAAAAAACTTAAAATTGATATTTACTATGTAAGTGAAAAAGCAATACCTGGAAATACCTTATATGAAATGATCTACAGTGATAGAATTATTGGCAGTAATATTGGAAATAAAGAATTTATATCGAAATTGTATAAGTCATTTGTCAAAGGCAATATTTTTATAACAAATAATAAAGAAGCTGAAGCAACAAAATTAATAGAAAATACATATAGAGATTTTAATATTGGACTTGCAACAAATTTATCTCAAATTTTAAAGGAAAAAAATGTTGACTACAAAAAAGTATTTAATTTAAGCAATAGACATCCAAGGGTGAATATTTTAAGTCCATCATTTGGTGTTGGTGGTCATTGTATACCTATTGACCCTTATTTTCTTGAAAATAAAAAAAGTGGGTTAATAAGTAAAATACGGAAAATAAACAATGACTATATAGATGTGATATCTAAGAAAATAAATTTGTTCATTAAAAACAATGAAAGTAAAAAAATTTGCTTTTGGGGCTTTGGATACAAATTAAATACTAACGATACAAGAGAGTCTCCACCTTTAAAAATCTACAATAAAGTAAGAAAATCAAACTGTTTTGCTTCTGATTTTAATAAAAGTCTTAAAATTAGGAACTTTTTAAAAAGTAATAGTGCATTAAAAAAGTGTGATTTACACTTAATATTTAATTTAAATGACTCATGCATTAATAGAAAGTTTAAAAACAAGAAGTTTGTGAAGGCTTTAGATCTAATAAATTAA
- a CDS encoding FkbM family methyltransferase, translating to MNFLNKIYNYYFAFSINKILFHFTLLFNGNIYSKLFNFYSLFYNSKNRIIFRDRKYFCIEKKWIFSQKKVGLYAYGKGFDKRILELTSTYHIDKINFKDDDNIIDIGANNGDLYLCFKDKINYYGFEPSPEIFLNLKHNVPNQNIFNLGLWNKSNKDIDFYLSDEFGDSSIIPINKFSKKISIKTTTLNEVIEKINSRIKLLKIEAEGAEPEILEGLSDKLNMVEYITIDCGFERGVNQDSTISECSNYLIKNNFSMVGFNSPRIVVLFKNNNLIY from the coding sequence ATGAATTTCCTTAATAAGATTTACAATTATTATTTCGCATTTTCTATTAATAAGATACTTTTTCATTTTACTTTATTATTTAATGGAAATATTTACTCAAAATTATTCAACTTTTATAGTTTATTTTATAATTCAAAAAATAGAATAATTTTTAGAGATAGAAAATATTTTTGTATTGAAAAAAAATGGATATTTAGTCAAAAAAAAGTTGGCTTATACGCTTATGGAAAAGGGTTTGATAAAAGAATATTAGAACTTACTTCTACTTACCATATAGACAAAATAAACTTCAAAGATGATGATAATATAATTGATATTGGTGCAAACAACGGTGATTTATATCTATGCTTTAAAGATAAAATTAATTATTATGGTTTTGAGCCATCTCCAGAAATTTTCTTAAATCTTAAGCATAATGTGCCAAATCAAAATATATTTAATTTAGGACTCTGGAATAAGTCAAACAAAGATATTGATTTCTATTTGAGTGATGAATTTGGTGATAGTTCAATTATACCAATTAATAAATTTTCAAAAAAAATAAGCATTAAAACCACTACCTTGAATGAAGTTATAGAAAAAATTAATAGTAGAATAAAATTATTAAAAATAGAAGCTGAGGGAGCTGAACCAGAAATACTAGAAGGGTTAAGTGATAAATTAAATATGGTAGAATATATTACTATTGATTGTGGTTTTGAAAGAGGAGTGAATCAAGACTCGACAATCTCAGAATGCTCAAATTACTTGATAAAAAATAATTTTAGTATGGTTGGTTTTAATAGCCCAAGGATAGTTGTTTTATTTAAAAATAATAATTTAATTTATTAG